In Candidatus Chlorohelix allophototropha, one DNA window encodes the following:
- a CDS encoding protein O-mannosyl-transferase family: MGITATNKTTQAPHRLALNPQQTQISRILVKTLPLILLGLLGLVFRLLTTPDFVESRDGIFFTRGLVRYSVYEMRPHWPGYPVYLWFGSLFHWFISDPTGALHLLSVVASVLTSLPLAKVAIEWKRATGANERDVQLAGITAAVVWLLVPLSWLGGSEIFSDPLALLLGATMFWLSWRALVRSEKAWQYLLPAAALGGLMLGVRLSYVTLLLPLFYATWKNRHQKVGRWNYPALMLVVVGGLLISTGLWLSWQIWLEGSRFFEATINHLNGHYSEWGGSITTDHNLLNRPVRMLETTLVYGFGGWWPGTPWLRILPTLALLFLSINGIKRLLQASNRHMVILAGLWGIPYLLWILLGNDVDLARYDLPLVALICILAAIGLPFGRLAAYGALVALAFVLGMVTVPLAWEHRESPPIGQRLVRYVNQNLNNTGTTIAINDQIPYLIFYLQEYAPSYSSIRIQNDSLDVQVEKLTLEGRKIYITALPDSLGEGWVPVARFCRGQYMESRGPLEVWFYLYDPSNQQEPSLRCY, translated from the coding sequence CACTGCCACAAATAAAACTACACAAGCTCCACACCGTCTGGCATTAAATCCGCAGCAGACGCAAATTTCTCGCATTTTAGTTAAAACGCTTCCTTTAATATTACTGGGTTTGCTTGGACTGGTTTTCAGGCTATTGACCACTCCCGATTTTGTTGAGTCGCGAGATGGAATTTTCTTTACGCGCGGGCTGGTGCGCTATTCGGTGTACGAAATGCGCCCACACTGGCCCGGATACCCGGTTTATCTCTGGTTTGGAAGCCTTTTTCACTGGTTTATCTCCGACCCAACGGGCGCTTTGCACCTATTGTCGGTAGTTGCTTCGGTACTGACAAGCTTGCCTCTGGCTAAGGTAGCAATCGAGTGGAAAAGAGCTACCGGAGCCAATGAGAGAGACGTACAGTTAGCCGGAATAACCGCAGCGGTAGTATGGCTACTAGTTCCCCTCTCTTGGCTGGGTGGCAGCGAGATATTCAGTGACCCTCTGGCGCTTTTGCTTGGCGCGACAATGTTCTGGCTATCTTGGCGTGCGCTTGTTAGATCCGAAAAAGCTTGGCAATACCTGTTACCGGCGGCAGCGCTTGGCGGACTAATGCTGGGGGTGCGGCTTTCCTATGTAACGCTATTACTTCCCCTGTTTTATGCTACTTGGAAAAATCGTCATCAGAAAGTAGGGCGATGGAACTATCCGGCTTTAATGCTGGTGGTGGTGGGCGGACTGTTAATTTCAACCGGGTTATGGTTGAGTTGGCAAATCTGGCTGGAAGGCTCTCGCTTTTTTGAAGCTACTATTAACCACTTAAATGGACATTACAGTGAGTGGGGCGGTAGTATTACAACCGACCATAACTTACTGAATCGCCCGGTGCGCATGCTTGAAACAACTTTGGTTTATGGCTTCGGCGGTTGGTGGCCCGGCACACCTTGGCTGCGGATTTTGCCCACCTTGGCTTTGCTGTTCCTGTCTATAAACGGTATAAAACGCTTGTTACAGGCTTCAAACCGACATATGGTTATATTGGCAGGCTTGTGGGGAATTCCTTACCTTTTATGGATTTTGCTTGGAAATGATGTAGACCTAGCACGCTATGATTTACCGTTGGTAGCGCTTATTTGCATATTGGCAGCAATCGGGCTACCTTTCGGTCGATTAGCCGCTTATGGCGCGTTGGTAGCGCTGGCATTTGTTTTGGGAATGGTTACTGTGCCACTTGCGTGGGAACATCGAGAAAGCCCGCCGATTGGGCAACGGCTAGTACGCTACGTCAACCAGAATCTGAACAACACCGGAACTACCATAGCTATTAACGATCAGATTCCTTACCTGATATTTTATCTGCAAGAATATGCGCCAAGCTATAGCAGTATTCGCATCCAAAATGATTCGCTGGATGTGCAAGTAGAAAAATTAACTCTGGAAGGGCGCAAAATTTATATTACTGCTCTACCCGATTCTTTGGGAGAGGGATGGGTGCCTGTAGCCCGTTTCTGCCGAGGACAATACATGGAATCGCGTGGTCCTCTAGAAGTCTGGTTTTATCTTTACGACCCCTCAAACCAGCAGGAACCGAGCCTGCGCTGTTATTAA